Proteins from one Hydrogenophaga sp. SL48 genomic window:
- a CDS encoding ATP phosphoribosyltransferase regulatory subunit, with protein MSAWVLPDHIADVLPSEARHIEELRRGLLDTARGYGYELVMPPLVEHLESLLTGTGEALDLMTFKLVDQLSGRTLGLRADSTPQVARIDAHLLNRQGVARLSYCGPVVHTRIDRPLASREPLQFGAEIYGHAGLEADLEVVELARACLRHAGVHTLLLDLADVRVIDAVLASVQLDAEHTRQIHAALAGKDAAALQGLSQHLPERVRSDLCALPGLFGGIEVLAEARTRLAPSVALHTALDDLVWLASQAQGQGMNVSIDLADLRGYAYYTGMRFAVFAQDTQGAATELARGGRYDEVGAVFGRKRPAVGFSLDIKELVSAVAPRPLVAAIRAPWGMAPGLRRSVAALRAEGHTVVCVLPGHEHEVNEFHCDRELVADPAHADAWTVKSL; from the coding sequence ATGTCTGCCTGGGTCCTCCCGGATCACATTGCCGATGTCTTGCCTTCCGAGGCCCGCCACATCGAAGAACTTCGCCGGGGCTTGCTGGACACAGCCCGAGGCTACGGCTACGAGCTGGTCATGCCGCCGCTGGTCGAACACCTGGAATCGCTCCTCACCGGCACCGGCGAAGCGCTGGATCTCATGACCTTCAAGCTGGTGGATCAGCTCTCGGGTCGCACGCTGGGCCTGCGCGCCGACAGCACGCCACAAGTCGCTCGTATCGATGCCCATCTGCTCAACCGCCAGGGTGTGGCCCGTCTGAGCTACTGCGGCCCGGTGGTGCACACACGCATCGACCGCCCGCTCGCCAGCCGAGAACCACTGCAGTTCGGCGCCGAGATCTATGGTCATGCCGGACTGGAGGCCGACCTGGAGGTGGTGGAGCTGGCGCGAGCCTGCTTGCGCCACGCCGGGGTGCACACCCTCTTGCTGGACCTGGCCGATGTGCGCGTGATTGACGCCGTGCTGGCCTCCGTGCAACTGGATGCAGAGCACACACGCCAGATCCATGCGGCGCTGGCGGGCAAGGACGCGGCTGCGTTGCAGGGCTTGTCTCAGCATTTGCCCGAGCGCGTGCGCAGCGATCTGTGTGCGTTGCCCGGGCTGTTTGGTGGAATCGAGGTGCTGGCGGAGGCCCGCACCCGGCTGGCCCCCTCGGTGGCCCTGCACACTGCGCTGGACGATCTGGTCTGGCTGGCCAGCCAGGCGCAAGGGCAGGGCATGAACGTGTCGATTGACTTGGCGGACCTGCGGGGATATGCCTATTACACCGGCATGCGTTTCGCGGTGTTTGCCCAAGACACGCAAGGTGCGGCAACCGAATTGGCCCGTGGTGGGCGCTACGACGAAGTGGGCGCGGTGTTTGGGCGAAAGCGCCCCGCCGTGGGGTTCAGCCTCGACATCAAGGAGTTGGTGTCGGCCGTGGCCCCACGTCCCTTGGTCGCGGCCATCCGTGCGCCCTGGGGCATGGCGCCTGGACTGCGTCGGTCGGTGGCCGCCTTGCGAGCCGAAGGCCACACCGTGGTTTGCGTGCTGCCCGGCCATGAACACGAAGTCAACGAATTCCACTGCGACCGCGAACTGGTGGCCGATCCGGCCCATGCGGATGCCTGGACAGTGAAATCTCTTTAA
- a CDS encoding DUF2065 domain-containing protein, whose product MDTSLADVFWPALALVLVFEGLMPFLAPGAWRRMFSEMLKLNDGQVRFFGLVCLLAGALLWWVA is encoded by the coding sequence GTGGACACGTCGCTTGCCGATGTGTTCTGGCCAGCGCTCGCGCTGGTCCTGGTGTTTGAAGGCTTGATGCCTTTCCTCGCGCCTGGCGCCTGGCGCCGCATGTTCAGCGAGATGCTGAAGCTGAACGATGGCCAGGTTCGTTTCTTCGGACTCGTCTGCCTGCTCGCCGGCGCGCTGCTCTGGTGGGTGGCCTGA
- the hflC gene encoding protease modulator HflC encodes MNKLGFIATSILVALAFLSATFFVVDQRQFGVVFQLGEIKKVVTEPGLGWKIPLVQNVSYIDKRLLTLESSDTEPTLTAEKQRVVIDWYVRWRISEPQQYIRNVGLNESAGALQLNRVVRNSFQQEVNKRTLNELLSTRREQLMEDVKREVLLAVKGAEQPWGMDVVDVRITRVDYAESITASVYQRMETERKRVANELRSTGFAEGEKIRADADRQREVILAEAYKQAQTIKGEADAKAAGLYGEAFGRDPAFAQFYRSLEAYKASFAGKSDVMVIDPSSDFFKAMRSSNVAR; translated from the coding sequence ATGAACAAGCTTGGCTTCATTGCCACCTCCATCCTGGTGGCCCTGGCGTTTCTGAGCGCCACCTTTTTTGTCGTGGACCAACGCCAGTTCGGCGTGGTGTTCCAGCTCGGTGAAATCAAGAAGGTCGTGACCGAACCTGGTCTGGGCTGGAAGATTCCGCTGGTGCAAAACGTGTCGTACATCGACAAGCGCCTGCTCACGCTGGAAAGCAGTGACACCGAACCCACCTTGACGGCTGAGAAGCAGCGCGTCGTGATCGACTGGTATGTGCGCTGGCGCATCAGTGAGCCGCAGCAGTACATCCGCAACGTGGGTTTGAATGAGAGCGCTGGAGCGCTGCAGCTCAACCGCGTGGTTCGCAACTCCTTTCAGCAGGAGGTGAACAAGCGCACGCTCAATGAGTTGCTGTCCACCCGCCGCGAGCAGCTGATGGAAGATGTGAAGCGCGAGGTGTTGTTGGCTGTCAAGGGCGCTGAACAGCCCTGGGGCATGGACGTGGTCGATGTGCGCATCACGCGCGTGGACTACGCCGAGAGCATCACCGCGTCGGTTTACCAGCGCATGGAAACCGAGCGCAAGCGCGTGGCGAACGAGCTGCGATCCACGGGTTTCGCCGAGGGTGAAAAGATCCGTGCCGATGCCGATCGCCAGCGTGAAGTGATTCTGGCCGAGGCCTACAAACAGGCGCAGACCATCAAGGGCGAGGCCGATGCCAAGGCAGCTGGTCTCTATGGCGAGGCTTTTGGGCGTGACCCAGCGTTTGCGCAGTTCTACCGCAGCCTGGAGGCCTACAAGGCCAGCTTTGCGGGCAAGTCCGACGTGATGGTCATCGACCCGTCGTCTGATTTCTTCAAGGCCATGCGCAGCAGCAACGTTGCTCGCTGA
- the hflK gene encoding FtsH protease activity modulator HflK has protein sequence MDVNLESPPGGASSNKSSGWLRRLLGMFNLNDPRWGRDEPARGENEPKAGAEPGRDDEPRQPTRGQRPPQGPNQGPPDLDELWRDFNRKLGGLLGGKGGGSGRGGNGGGTPGFNPSPKSAGIGAGLIAVVALLIWLGTGFFIVQEGQQAVITRFGKFSSTAGAGFRWRLPYPIERHETIFVTQLRSVDVGRDAIVPATGLRESSMLTADENIVDIKFVVQFRLNDARAYLFESRDPDAAVLKAAETAVREVVGKMKMDAALVEERDQIAPRVRALMQTILDRYKVGVVVEGINLTHVRPPEQVQAAFDDVLKASQERDRAKNEAQAYANDVVPRARGAASRLSAEAEGYRARIVGQADGDAQRFRSVLVEYQKAPQVTRDRMYTDSMAQVYSNVTKVMVDTKAGSNLLYLPLDKIMQMTAQGGAAAAPASSAPTSSAPSPVAPTTSTTNNARSRERESR, from the coding sequence ATGGATGTGAATCTGGAATCCCCACCCGGTGGCGCGAGCAGCAACAAATCGTCAGGCTGGCTTCGGCGCCTGCTCGGCATGTTCAATCTGAATGATCCGCGTTGGGGCCGTGACGAGCCTGCGCGTGGTGAAAACGAGCCCAAGGCGGGTGCTGAACCCGGGCGTGACGATGAGCCCCGGCAACCAACGCGCGGCCAACGCCCGCCGCAAGGACCGAATCAAGGACCACCCGATCTGGACGAGCTCTGGCGCGACTTCAATCGCAAGCTCGGAGGTTTGCTGGGTGGCAAAGGCGGTGGATCGGGCCGGGGTGGCAATGGTGGCGGTACGCCCGGTTTCAACCCCAGCCCCAAGTCTGCGGGCATTGGAGCCGGATTGATTGCCGTTGTGGCATTGCTGATCTGGCTGGGCACCGGCTTTTTCATCGTGCAGGAAGGCCAGCAGGCCGTGATCACGCGATTCGGCAAGTTCAGCAGCACGGCAGGCGCCGGTTTTCGCTGGCGTTTGCCGTACCCGATCGAGCGCCACGAAACGATCTTCGTCACCCAGCTCCGCTCGGTCGATGTGGGGCGTGACGCCATCGTGCCCGCCACCGGCCTTCGCGAGTCGTCGATGCTGACGGCCGACGAGAACATCGTCGACATCAAGTTCGTGGTCCAGTTCCGCCTCAATGACGCGCGGGCCTACCTTTTCGAGAGCCGTGACCCGGATGCGGCCGTGCTCAAGGCCGCTGAGACCGCCGTTCGTGAAGTGGTCGGCAAGATGAAGATGGACGCTGCCCTGGTGGAAGAGCGTGATCAGATTGCGCCACGTGTGCGGGCACTGATGCAGACCATTCTGGACCGTTACAAGGTCGGGGTCGTCGTCGAAGGCATCAACCTGACCCATGTGAGGCCGCCCGAACAGGTGCAGGCCGCATTCGATGACGTGTTGAAGGCCAGCCAGGAGCGCGACCGGGCCAAGAACGAGGCTCAGGCCTACGCCAATGACGTGGTGCCGCGGGCTCGTGGTGCCGCATCGCGCCTGAGCGCAGAGGCCGAGGGCTACCGCGCCCGCATCGTCGGGCAGGCCGATGGCGATGCCCAACGTTTCCGTTCTGTGCTGGTTGAGTACCAGAAGGCGCCGCAGGTGACGCGGGATCGCATGTACACCGATTCGATGGCTCAGGTGTATTCGAACGTGACCAAGGTCATGGTCGATACCAAGGCCGGCTCCAACCTCCTGTATCTGCCTCTCGACAAGATCATGCAGATGACTGCACAAGGTGGCGCGGCCGCTGCGCCCGCAAGCTCCGCACCGACCAGCAGTGCGCCATCACCCGTGGCACCGACCACCAGCACGACCAACAACGCCCGCTCGCGCGAGCGTGAGAGCCGCTGA
- the hflX gene encoding GTPase HflX, with amino-acid sequence MILVGVDLGGPHFDRGLEELGLLAQTAGFKVADRVSCKRRAPDPALFVGSGKAEEIRMLAQSTGASEVLFDQALSPAQQRNLERELGLPVNDRTLLILQIFAQRARSHEGKLQVELARLQYLSTRLVRRWTHLERQSGGIGMRGGPGETQIELDRRMINDAVKRTKERLEKVKKQRATQRRQRERREAFTISLVGYTNAGKSSIFNALVKARAYAADQLFATLDTTTRQLYLGEAGRSVSLSDTVGFIRDLPHGLVDAFAATLQEAADADLLLHVVDASNPAHLEQIASVMGVLKDIGADQVPQILVFNKLDAMDPASLPLTLSDSMELGGQSVPRIFVSALNGSGLPDLRSLLSSVVLAERPVDALPDDERDLTGAQDMPPGMGTM; translated from the coding sequence GTGATCTTGGTGGGCGTGGATCTGGGTGGCCCACATTTCGACCGTGGTCTTGAAGAACTGGGTTTGCTTGCGCAAACGGCTGGTTTTAAAGTCGCCGATAGGGTGAGCTGCAAGCGCCGGGCGCCCGATCCAGCATTGTTTGTAGGTTCTGGAAAAGCGGAAGAAATCCGGATGCTGGCTCAGTCCACGGGCGCCAGCGAAGTTCTGTTCGATCAGGCGCTCAGTCCGGCCCAGCAGCGGAATCTTGAGCGGGAGCTTGGTTTGCCCGTCAACGACAGGACCTTGCTGATTCTTCAGATATTTGCCCAGCGTGCCCGCAGCCATGAAGGCAAATTGCAGGTGGAGCTGGCCCGGTTGCAGTATTTGTCGACCCGGCTCGTCCGCCGCTGGACCCACCTGGAGCGCCAGAGCGGCGGTATCGGCATGCGCGGCGGTCCGGGTGAGACGCAGATCGAGCTGGATCGACGCATGATCAATGACGCGGTCAAGCGAACCAAAGAGCGGCTGGAAAAGGTCAAGAAGCAGAGAGCCACCCAAAGGCGTCAGCGGGAGCGTCGTGAGGCGTTCACGATTTCGCTGGTGGGCTATACCAATGCCGGCAAGTCGTCGATATTCAATGCGTTGGTCAAAGCCCGTGCCTACGCGGCCGACCAGCTGTTTGCGACGCTGGACACCACGACACGCCAGTTGTACCTCGGTGAAGCGGGGCGTTCAGTTTCGTTGTCGGACACCGTGGGGTTCATTCGCGACCTGCCGCACGGACTGGTGGATGCTTTTGCGGCCACTCTGCAAGAAGCGGCGGACGCCGATCTGCTGCTGCATGTGGTGGATGCTTCCAACCCCGCCCATCTCGAGCAGATCGCGTCGGTGATGGGTGTCCTGAAGGACATTGGTGCCGACCAGGTTCCGCAGATCCTGGTGTTCAACAAGCTTGACGCCATGGATCCCGCCAGCCTGCCCTTGACGCTGAGCGACTCCATGGAACTCGGTGGGCAGAGCGTGCCTCGTATCTTCGTCAGCGCTTTGAACGGATCCGGTTTGCCGGACTTGCGATCGCTGTTGTCTTCGGTCGTTCTGGCTGAGAGGCCGGTCGATGCCCTTCCGGATGACGAGCGTGACTTGACCGGTGCGCAAGACATGCCCCCTGGAATGGGCACAATGTGA
- the hfq gene encoding RNA chaperone Hfq, giving the protein MNTEHIVSNNKGQLLQDPFLNQLRREHVPVSIYLVNGIKLQGQIESFDQYVVLLRNTVTQMVYKHAISTIVPGRPVQFTAVGPDEAAAS; this is encoded by the coding sequence TTGAACACGGAGCATATCGTGAGCAATAACAAAGGCCAGCTCTTGCAAGATCCTTTCCTGAACCAGCTTCGCCGGGAACATGTGCCCGTGTCGATCTACCTGGTCAACGGCATCAAATTGCAGGGTCAGATTGAATCGTTTGACCAGTATGTCGTGCTGCTGCGCAACACCGTCACGCAAATGGTTTACAAGCACGCCATCTCCACCATCGTGCCGGGCCGTCCGGTGCAGTTCACTGCCGTCGGTCCGGACGAAGCCGCAGCCTCTTGA
- the der gene encoding ribosome biogenesis GTPase Der gives MKPVIALVGRPNVGKSTLFNRLTSTRDAIVADFAGLTRDRHYGNGHVGKREFIVIDTGGFEPTAESGIYKEMAKQTRQAVAESDVVIFVVDARAGISAQDHDIAKYLRRLGKPTVLVANKAEGMTQGLQLVEFFELGLGEVLPVSSAHGQGVRSMLDAALEAIPGLADEDDEAEEEDTSVIRLAVAGRPNAGKSTLINVWLGEERLVAFDMPGTTRDAISVPFEKDGQKFELIDTAGLRRKGKVFEAIEKFSVVKTLQAIESAHVVLLLLDATQGVTDQDAHIAGFILESGRAVVLAINKWDAVDAYQREQIERQIETRLAFLKFASLHLISAKKRQGLGPVWKSIIQARTSAMRKMSTPVLTRLLMEAVAFQAPTRGGMFRPKMRYAHQGGMNPPVIVIHGNSLQHVPDAYKRFLEGRFRKAFDLVGTPLRIEFKTADNPFKDAD, from the coding sequence GTGAAACCCGTTATCGCCCTGGTGGGGCGGCCCAATGTGGGCAAGTCCACCCTGTTCAATCGACTGACCAGCACCCGCGACGCGATCGTTGCGGATTTCGCAGGCCTCACCCGTGATCGCCACTACGGCAACGGGCATGTGGGCAAGCGCGAGTTCATTGTGATCGACACCGGTGGGTTCGAGCCCACCGCCGAGTCCGGCATCTACAAGGAAATGGCCAAGCAGACCCGTCAGGCTGTGGCCGAGTCGGACGTGGTGATCTTTGTGGTGGACGCCCGCGCTGGCATCAGTGCTCAAGACCACGACATCGCCAAATACCTGCGTCGGTTGGGCAAACCCACGGTGTTGGTGGCCAACAAGGCTGAGGGCATGACGCAAGGCCTGCAGCTGGTGGAGTTCTTTGAGCTCGGTCTGGGTGAGGTGTTGCCAGTGTCGAGTGCGCATGGACAGGGCGTGCGCTCCATGCTTGACGCAGCACTTGAAGCCATACCCGGCTTGGCCGATGAGGACGACGAAGCTGAAGAAGAGGACACCAGTGTCATCCGTCTGGCGGTGGCGGGGCGGCCCAATGCGGGCAAGTCCACCCTGATCAACGTGTGGCTGGGCGAGGAGCGGCTGGTGGCATTCGACATGCCAGGCACCACCCGCGATGCGATCTCGGTGCCGTTCGAAAAGGATGGCCAGAAGTTCGAGCTGATCGACACCGCCGGCTTGCGCCGCAAGGGCAAGGTGTTTGAGGCGATCGAGAAGTTCTCTGTGGTCAAGACGCTGCAGGCCATCGAGAGCGCTCACGTTGTCCTGCTGCTGCTGGATGCCACCCAGGGCGTGACGGATCAGGACGCACACATCGCGGGCTTCATTCTGGAGAGTGGGCGTGCCGTGGTGCTGGCGATCAACAAATGGGACGCTGTGGACGCCTACCAGCGCGAACAGATCGAACGCCAGATCGAAACCCGGCTGGCGTTCCTGAAGTTCGCCTCGCTGCACCTGATTTCGGCGAAGAAACGTCAGGGTCTGGGCCCGGTGTGGAAATCGATCATCCAGGCGAGAACGTCGGCCATGCGCAAGATGTCCACGCCGGTGCTGACGCGCCTGCTGATGGAGGCCGTGGCTTTCCAGGCGCCGACCCGGGGCGGCATGTTCCGTCCCAAGATGCGCTACGCTCATCAAGGAGGCATGAATCCACCTGTGATCGTGATTCACGGCAACTCGTTGCAGCACGTGCCTGATGCGTACAAGCGTTTCCTTGAAGGACGCTTCCGCAAAGCCTTTGATCTGGTGGGAACACCGCTGCGCATCGAGTTCAAAACCGCGGACAACCCCTTCAAGGATGCGGATTGA
- the bamB gene encoding outer membrane protein assembly factor BamB, producing MAAAMLLAACSSGPVKMKPAELAPAANRASAQLIWSTQMGPSSPSMAPLAHQGRVYLTGSKGTVAVVDATSGRDVWRLNLGTSLSTGAGSDGQTTAVVTQGNQLIAMADGRESWRVQLSAASFTAPLVAGRRVFVLAADRSVMAFDAQNGARLWTQARPGEPLVLRQSGVLLAVGDTLVAGLSGRLVGLNPLNGTLRWEVPIANSRGTNEVERLVDLVGSVSRVGNTVCARSFNSAVGCVDTDTGRLLWSKPAQGVTGVHGDEQYVFGSETDGRLMAWQRVKGDRGWEVDRLKFRELTAPLALGRLLVVGDGTGLVHLLSREDGSELTRLTTDGSPILASPVLSGPALVVQTLNGGVFAWRSQ from the coding sequence ATGGCGGCCGCGATGTTGCTGGCGGCGTGTTCGTCAGGTCCCGTCAAGATGAAGCCGGCCGAACTCGCCCCTGCGGCCAACCGCGCGAGCGCGCAACTGATCTGGTCAACCCAGATGGGCCCCTCGTCACCGTCGATGGCGCCGTTGGCGCACCAGGGGAGGGTGTACCTCACGGGTTCCAAGGGCACCGTCGCCGTGGTGGATGCAACGTCAGGGCGCGATGTCTGGCGCTTGAACCTGGGCACATCGCTGTCCACGGGCGCGGGATCTGATGGTCAGACGACGGCAGTGGTGACCCAGGGCAACCAGTTGATTGCCATGGCCGATGGCCGAGAAAGCTGGCGGGTGCAGCTTTCCGCCGCTTCGTTCACGGCGCCGCTCGTGGCGGGGCGCCGTGTGTTTGTGCTGGCGGCCGACCGCAGTGTCATGGCTTTTGACGCGCAGAATGGCGCGCGGTTGTGGACCCAGGCCCGTCCCGGGGAGCCGTTGGTGTTGCGTCAGTCGGGTGTGCTGTTGGCTGTGGGGGACACGCTGGTGGCGGGGTTGTCGGGTCGTCTCGTGGGGCTGAACCCCCTGAATGGCACGCTCCGCTGGGAAGTTCCGATCGCGAATTCGCGCGGCACCAATGAAGTGGAGCGCCTGGTGGATCTGGTGGGCTCCGTGAGCCGGGTCGGCAACACGGTGTGCGCCCGCTCTTTCAACTCGGCGGTGGGCTGTGTGGACACCGACACAGGCCGCTTGCTCTGGAGCAAGCCCGCACAAGGTGTGACGGGCGTGCATGGTGACGAGCAGTATGTTTTTGGCAGCGAAACCGACGGCCGCCTGATGGCCTGGCAACGTGTCAAAGGGGATCGTGGCTGGGAGGTTGATCGCCTGAAATTCCGCGAACTGACGGCCCCGCTGGCCTTGGGTCGCCTGCTGGTTGTGGGCGACGGCACCGGGCTGGTGCACCTCTTGTCGCGGGAAGACGGCAGTGAGTTGACCCGTCTCACCACCGATGGCTCGCCCATCTTGGCCTCACCTGTGCTGTCGGGCCCCGCGTTGGTGGTGCAGACGCTCAACGGCGGCGTCTTTGCGTGGCGCTCGCAGTGA
- a CDS encoding YfgM family protein — MAKHLDLEEQEQLDQLKHFWAQYGNLITWLLIAVLGGFAAWNGWNYWQRTQATKAAALFDEIERASGAKDAEKIERALADMKDRFGGTSYAAQGALLAARSLFEAGKPDGAKAALAWVAEKSSDESLQAVARLRLAGVHLEAKAFDEALKVLEAPMPKAYEPLAADRRGDVLMAQGKGDDAKAQYQKAWDGLSNRNEYRQLVQVKLAALGVDVSPAPVSTEAAR, encoded by the coding sequence ATGGCGAAACATCTCGATCTCGAAGAGCAGGAACAACTTGACCAGCTCAAACACTTCTGGGCCCAGTACGGCAACCTCATCACCTGGTTGCTGATCGCGGTGCTCGGCGGATTCGCCGCCTGGAACGGATGGAACTACTGGCAGCGCACCCAGGCCACCAAGGCCGCTGCCCTGTTCGACGAAATCGAGCGGGCATCCGGTGCCAAGGATGCCGAAAAGATCGAGCGCGCGCTGGCGGACATGAAGGACCGCTTCGGAGGCACCAGCTATGCCGCTCAAGGCGCCTTGCTGGCGGCCAGGAGCCTGTTTGAGGCGGGCAAGCCCGATGGCGCCAAAGCGGCGTTGGCCTGGGTGGCAGAGAAGTCCAGCGATGAGTCCCTCCAAGCCGTGGCGCGTCTGCGACTTGCGGGTGTGCATCTGGAAGCCAAGGCATTTGACGAGGCGCTGAAGGTGCTGGAGGCCCCTATGCCGAAGGCTTACGAACCGCTGGCCGCCGATCGCCGTGGCGATGTGCTCATGGCTCAGGGCAAGGGCGACGATGCCAAGGCCCAGTACCAGAAGGCCTGGGACGGGCTGAGCAACCGCAATGAGTACCGGCAACTGGTGCAAGTGAAACTGGCGGCGCTGGGCGTGGACGTGTCCCCGGCGCCTGTCTCCACCGAGGCGGCGCGTTGA
- the hisS gene encoding histidine--tRNA ligase, with product MAEKLSAVKGMNDIAPPVSAHWEWLEETLRALMRRYGYRNVRTPIVEPTALFVRGLGEVTDIVEKEMYSFEDRLNGEQLTLRPENTAGVVRAAVEHSMLYDGGKRLYYMGPMFRHERPQRGRYRQFHQFGAEALGFAGPDVDAELIVLACDLWAELGLEGIELEINSLGQPAERQAHRAALISYLESHADLLDEDARRRLHSNPLRILDTKNPAMQAMVNGAPHLMAFLGPESLDHFNRLRALLDAQGIAYRINPRLVRGMDYYNLSVFEFVTTQLGSQGTVCAGGRYDGLFEQIGGKAAPAVGWALGMERILELLKEQGRLPEPVVPDAYAVVPDVAALPVAMRLLRELRHQGVSVTMHAGGADGMGSMKSQFKKADASGARHALVFGAQELEQGMVAVKPLRGTRDGDVGQQLQPLNNASAWGVSLRGD from the coding sequence ATGGCCGAGAAATTGAGCGCCGTCAAAGGCATGAACGACATTGCACCTCCCGTGTCCGCGCACTGGGAGTGGCTGGAAGAGACCCTGCGCGCGCTGATGCGCCGCTATGGCTACCGCAACGTGCGCACGCCGATCGTCGAACCCACGGCCTTGTTCGTTCGTGGTCTGGGCGAAGTGACCGATATCGTCGAGAAGGAGATGTACTCCTTCGAAGACCGTCTCAATGGCGAACAGCTGACGCTGCGCCCTGAAAACACGGCAGGTGTCGTGCGAGCGGCGGTAGAGCATTCCATGTTGTACGACGGCGGCAAGCGCCTGTATTACATGGGCCCGATGTTTCGCCACGAGCGCCCGCAACGCGGGCGCTACCGCCAGTTCCACCAGTTTGGTGCCGAGGCCCTGGGCTTTGCCGGGCCGGATGTCGACGCCGAGCTGATCGTGCTGGCCTGCGACCTCTGGGCCGAGCTGGGCTTGGAAGGCATCGAGCTGGAGATCAACAGCCTGGGCCAGCCGGCCGAGCGACAGGCGCACCGCGCGGCACTGATCAGCTACCTGGAATCCCACGCCGACCTGCTGGACGAAGACGCCCGACGCCGCCTGCACAGCAACCCGCTGCGCATCCTGGACACGAAAAATCCCGCCATGCAGGCGATGGTGAACGGTGCACCACACCTCATGGCTTTTTTGGGACCCGAGTCGCTGGATCACTTCAACCGCCTGCGGGCGCTGCTGGATGCGCAGGGCATCGCCTACCGCATCAACCCGCGCTTGGTGCGCGGCATGGACTACTACAACCTGTCGGTGTTCGAGTTCGTCACCACGCAGCTCGGCTCGCAGGGCACGGTGTGTGCCGGGGGGCGTTACGACGGCCTGTTTGAACAGATCGGCGGCAAGGCCGCGCCGGCGGTGGGTTGGGCTTTGGGCATGGAGCGCATTCTGGAGCTGCTGAAAGAGCAGGGCCGCCTGCCAGAGCCGGTGGTACCCGACGCCTACGCCGTGGTGCCGGACGTGGCGGCCCTGCCGGTGGCCATGCGGCTGCTGCGCGAGCTGCGCCATCAAGGCGTGAGCGTCACCATGCACGCCGGTGGCGCTGATGGCATGGGCAGCATGAAGTCGCAGTTCAAAAAGGCCGATGCCAGTGGCGCGCGTCATGCTCTGGTGTTCGGCGCGCAGGAGCTTGAGCAAGGCATGGTGGCGGTCAAGCCGCTGCGCGGCACCCGCGACGGCGATGTGGGGCAGCAGCTCCAACCGCTGAACAATGCCTCCGCCTGGGGCGTCTCGCTGCGCGGCGACTGA